In the genome of Bradyrhizobium ottawaense, the window GCACCTCGCCCTCTGCCGGCCTGCGCCGGTCAGATCGTTTTGGCGGTCACTGCGTCACCGCGGCAATCGCCAATGGGTCGGGACGCCGATAAATTCCGCCCTTGTTCAGGAGCGCCCAGATGATCCGCGCCGTCTTATTGGCCTGCGCGACGGCGGCAACCTTGAAGGGGCGTCTGGCGAGAAGCGCCTTCAGCCACGGCCGCGCCCGAACGTCGTTTCGGACAAGCCGCAAGACGGCCGTTGCCCCGACAACGAGGAGAGAGCGGAGTTCTGGATTTCCCATCTTCGATATTCGTCCCAACCGCTCTTTGCCTCCGCTTGAATGAGGCCGCGGCGTCAATCCCAGCCAGGCGGCAAAGTGGCGAGCCGACTTGAACCCGCCGGGATCCGGCACAAGCGCTTTGATGGTCGCCGCCGTAATGGCGCCGACGCCAGGGATCGTGGTCAACCGACGCATGTCCTCGTCGTGCTTGGCCTCCGCGACGATTGCGCGCTCGAGCCTCTCGATCTGGTCGGCTGAAGCTTCAATCTCGTCGGCAATAGCCATCAGCGCGAAGCGCGCTGCTGCGGGCAGGCGTGCATCTGTCTCATCCCGTATGATTGCGACCAGCGCCTCAACCTTTGCCAGGCCGGCGGTGGCGATGATCCCCAATTCTGCCAGATGCGCGCGCAACGCGTTGACCGACTGCGTTCGCTGCCGCACTAGAAGAGCGCGGGTCTTCAGCACCATCGCGGCAGCCTGTTGCTCAGCCGTCTTAATCGGCACGAAGCGCATGGTCTTTCGGGTCACCGCTTCGCTGATGGCCTCAGCGTCCGCCGCATCCGTCTTGCCACGCTTGACGAAGGGTTTGACATAAGCCGGCGGAATGAGCCGGACCTCATGACCGAGAGCTGCGATCTCGCGCGCCCAATAGTGGGCGCTACCGCATGCTTCCATCCCCACCAGGCATGCTGGCAGCTTCTCAAAGAAACGCAGAACTTCGCTGCGCCGTAGCTTCCGGTTGAACACGGGTGAGCCCTCGGCATCCGCCCCGTGAACCTGGAAAACGTGCTTGGCCAGATCCAGCCCGATGGTGATAACCTGTTTCACGGAACGGTCCCTCCTTTGTGGCGTTCGAACAACGACCACGTTCTAGCACTTTGATGCTGTTGGAGCGGGCCGTTCCACCACATCAAGTTTTATCCAGTCCTGAGTTCGCCCCGGCTGTTGGATTTGCCCGGTTGGGCGGTGGTAGCGACGGGAGCTGGCGCGGAGCCCTCGGCATAGCGCAGCGCCAGATCCCGGCGCGGATCGCAGGTGAAGGCGAACTCGGACGGCGTCTTCCATCCGAGCCGCGAGTGTGGTCGTGCGTCGTTGTAATCGGTCCGCCAGCATCGGAGCGCGACGCGGGCATGGGCCAGCGACGTGAACAGCGTCTCGTTCAACAATTCATCCCGCAGCCGGCCATTGAAGCTCTCGATAAAGGCATTCTGCATGGGCTTGCCCGGCGCGATGTAGTGCCATGCAACACGGCTCTGATCGGCCCATGTCAGGATGGCGTTGCTGGTGAACTCGCTGCCGTTGTCGCTGACCACCATCTTCGGCTTGCCGCGTTCCATCAGCAGCCGGTCCAGCTCCCGCGCCACACGGGTGCCGGAGAGCGAGGTGTCGGCTACCAGCGCCAGGCACTCGCGGGTGCAATCATCGACCACGGTGAGGATACGGAAGCGGCGGCCATCGGTGAGCTGATCCGACACGAAGTCGAGCGACCAGCGGTCGTTCGGCGCCATCGGCACCATCATCGGCGCCCGGGTCCCGATCGCCCGCTTGCGGCCGCCGCGGCGGCGCACCGCAAGCCTCTCTTCCCGGTAGAGCCGGAACAGCTTCTTGTGGTTGATCAGATAGCCTTCCCGCTTGAGCAGAACATGGAGGCGCCGATAGCCGAAGCGGCGGCGCTCCTGGGCGATCGCCTTCATGCGCTGGCGAACGCCGGCTTCGTCCGCCCGGGTCGTCCGGTATCTCATGGTCATGCGGCAGCAGCCGATGGCTTTACACGCCCGCCGTTCACTCATCCCGTGGGCAGCCACGAGATGCGCGACAGCCTTCCGCTTGGCCGCGGGCGTCACCACTTCTTTCCCAAGAGGTCCTTCAACGCCGCATTGTCCAGCATGGAGTCGGCCAGCAGCCGTTTCAGTCGCGTGTTCTCGTCCTCCAGCGTCTTTAGCCGCTTGGCCTCCGACACCTCCATGCCACCGAACTTGGCCTTCCATTTGTAGATGCTGGCGTCGCTGACGCCATGCTTGCGGCACAGATCGGCGACCGACACGCCGGCCTCATGCTCCTTCAAAATCCCGATGATCTGCTCTTCCGAAAAGCGGCTGCGCTTCATGCTCTGGTCCTTGTGGTGGGCCAGAACGAACTTCAAACTGGATCAAGCCCGAGGGGCAAGGTCAGATGTGATCGGGCACGATTGGTAGCTTTTGGAGCGCTTCCAACATCTGCTTGAGTTTGGCCGAACTGGCGTATCGCTCTTCCGTAATGTTGTCGCCGCCATGGCCGAGTATGTCGGCGCGGAGTTCAGAAGCCACGCCAGCGTGCTTCAGATCAGCGCCTCCGCTTTTGCGAAACGAATGGAAAACCTTCTTCTCGGCGGCATTGGGCACCGCGACGTTTGGCACTTTGATCCAATCACCATAGAACGTGTCGCCGAGTCCGGTCATTAGCCGCTCGCAGCTCCGGAAATAAAAGCTTGTGGCCCAGCTTTTTAATGGCGGAGTGGTATTGAAGAAACCCAAGTCGGAGAACTTCACTTATGAGCGGCACTCGCCGCATCGACTGCAGATTCTTCAGCGCTCGGTGCTCGTTCGGCCGAATGAAGATATAGGGGATTCCATTCTCTTCGAGAACGTCATCGATGTCCAAGCCGCATAGCTCCTCTCGGCGCCCGAAAGTGTATCTCGCGAGGTACGGTACGACGTGCAATGCGTCGTGATAGACGAGCGAACCGGCCTTGATCCTGTTTTCGGAATCCTTGCATCCTCTCCATGGAGCTTGACGGAATATAGCGGCCAAGTCTTCAGCAGAAAACGGATTGCTTTGGTCGCGATCCCTACCTTTCTTCGTTACCCCTAGGCCTGCAGCGATCGCATTCGTCAAACAAGGCGGCCTCTGGCGGGAGGTATCCGATCTTTGGCGTACGGTTCCGCCTCCGCGCGCTGAGAGAGAAAGATGTCGTTGGCCAGCACTGAGTCTCCGCCCGCGCGTTTCGTCCACAGCACGCCATCGCACCACACGTGGTCAACGCGGTCCCACTGGCAGGCAGATGCCGCATTCGGGAAAAACCCGCGTCCATTGTGATTGGCGCTTGTGTTGCATAGTAGCGGAATGCCCGTGAGGCCCTCGTATTCGACGAGAAGTTCGGCGATTTTGTGCTGAGAGGTCCTGCAAATAGTCTGCAATCGAGCAGATCCGTCCAGATGCACAACAGCGGGGATCTTGGCCCGCCATTCTGCTCGTGTTAGGTGCTCGAAGAGCATGTAAGGGTCTGGCGTTCCAGGACTAAAAATATCCGGCGCACGATCCTCCAGGCATATTGGCGCTACCGGCCGGAAGTGCTCGCGAAGTTTGATGTCGTTGAGACGGTCCTTCATTCGCGGCGATGTCGCCGCGGCCAGTATGCTTCTGCTACCCAAAGCCCGAGGTCCAAGCTCCGCGCGGCCGGCAAGGAAAATGACGGGCTTGTTGCTGGCGAGAATCGTTGCAAGTTCACGCATGCTACATGGTGAGCCGTCCCATCCGGGCGGCACGTCGCCTCGTTCCACGGCTGGACCACTATAGACGGACCATTCCAATGGTACAAAGCCTTGGTCCGCCCCTAATGCGGAGCAAGCGGCACCTATTGCCGAGCCACTGTCATTCGGAAAGGGTGGCACCCAGATAGCATCGAACAAGCCGGCAGCTCGTAGTGTGCTATTCCATTTTATGTTGAGACCGCAACCGCCGGCGATGCACAGATTGCGCGCGGGAAGCCTCGAATGTCTCTGTATAGCACTCGCGAGCTTGGTAACGAGCAGACGCTCTTGGAACCAATGAAAGGATGCAAGCACATCTTCGGGGGCTTTGGCTTTTAACCGTAGCGCGCTGGCATCGAAGAACTCGTGGACAGGCTCAAGCGCGGCGTCCTCGCTGCAACGATCGACTGGCTCCGTAAACGTGCTAAAGTGCTTTTCGTAGAGCTCCTGAAACACCTCGACGATGCCTTCGTCGACCGAACCGAGCGCGATATAGGCCATCAACTTGCCCGCAACACCGAGGTCCCACTTGGTCCGGTTCGACTGCTTGTATGGTCCGAAGTGGTAGCCTGCGGCAGCATAAGCATGCCCGATCAGCGGGAAGAGGCACTCGAGGAACCTGGCTGCGCGGCGTTCTATATGGTAGAGACGTGGAAAGGAGGCGCCGTCCCACACCAGACAGAACGCGGGCTGCCCGGCCTTGGCGAAAGGGCTAGTACAAAAGGCCGAAGCCACATGGGCTGTGACATGCGGATAGCTTTGATAGGGGAAGGCGCTCCCGTTGAGCATTAGCCCAGAGCCGTCGTGCGCTATGAGGAGGCCTTCGGCATCGCCCTCAACATACGGCGCCCCTTTAAGGGTAATGGGTGCAGTCCCACTGAAAACCTCAAATTGTGACTCGACCTCGCCCCACCATCCGTCGATGACGAAGCGATCAACGTCTCGCGGATCAAAACCGTGCTCTGCCAGGGCGACAACAACTGCATCGAGATTGTCGATTTTTTGATATCGCGGATTATTGCCCCGCTTCTCCTGCTCGATACAAAAGACAAGCCGTCCGTCCTCGATAAGAGCGACTGCTCCGTCATGGGTCAGTTTGATACCGCAGATGCGCATACTGTCTCCGAACCTAATGCCGGTGATCCACTCGACTTGAAGGCGCCGCAACTGTTGCTCATCGCGAGACTCAGATGGGCTCCCATCTGTCACGATGCACGCTCTGGGCCAGTTCAAATCAGTGGAATCGCTGGCGATTGTCTGATCAAAGTCGGAGTTGGAAGCGACTTGACCGATTCGTGACACCGGACGCGTTCGGTTTCGGACCAAGCACTCCCGCCTACGGCGACAATTTGCGTGCGTGCGACCTGCGGCCCTTTGTGCCTTCTCCGACGTCGAGCGAACGAGTGCATCGGAACTCTTTACCGGATGGTGAGATCGTCGACCAGATCAGGAGACGTGACCTCCAGAGGCGGCGACGAAATGCGGTCTTTGACGTTACGATTCGACCGATGCTCGCCGTTAACGGACATAGGAGCTGCTTACATTGCCGAGTGCAAGTCATCAGCTGAAGCGCAGATATTCACAACCATGCCTTTCGTCTGGAACTGGACCGGCCGTTATTTGATCCTAAGGCTATTTAGCGCCTGGACGACGCGCGTCAGGCCGATGGCCGATGCCCCCGGAGGGGCGCCGAATGAGAGTCGCAGACCGTTGACGTCGCCAAACGCGTCTCCCCCAACGCAAGCCACGTTAGTTTGCTTCAGGAGCCAGCTTGCAACATCATCCGTCACTCCAACGCGACCTTCGTCCTGCAAAGCAGATGCAAGCCTGTTCAGATCAAGATAGAAGAATAATGCCCCGTCGGCACGAGGTGGCGTTACATCACGTAGATTAGAAAGGATGTTAAGACCTATGTCGCGAGCGTCGAAAAGCCGTTGGTATGTCTCCCGCTCAATACGGCCGCCGACCTGAAAGTGGCTCAGCGTAGCCTGCTGCGCCTCTCGACTTGGTATCATCGCTGCATAGCCCTGAAGCTTTCTAGCGGCGGAAACGATGGCCCTTGGAGCCGCGAAATAACCCAAGCGAGAGCCTGATATCTCCAGCGCCTGTGAACATGGATTGACCATGATCGTTCGCGATCGCACGGCGGGGTGCGCCACGACGATCGACTCATGGCGGTGTAAACCAGTGAATACCAATCTTGAGTAGCGCTCGTCCGAAATGATCCATATTCGGAATTCGATAGCAAGCTCGCCGACGTCCTGCAATGTTGTTCGGCTGTAGACTGCGCCCGTCGGATTGTTGGGTGAATTGATAATCATCGCTTTAGTCCGCGATGTAATGGCAGCTCGGATTGAGTTGCCATCAGGAGTATATCGTGGGCGCTGAGCGTCGACGAACACTGGTACTGCGCCAGCGGCGTGAACCAGTGCTGGGACAAACGGTTGCCAGGGGCGGATAATGATAACTTCGTCGCCCCGCTCTAGGACAGCCAGGCCCGCACAAAGCAGCGCTTCCTTTGAGCCGGCAGTGATTGCGATCTCTTCCGCACTCCAATCAAAGCCTGTCTGGGCGGCGAGCCTTTCCGCAATAGCTTTGCGGAGCGGCATGAGGCCAATGGGATCCAGGACGCCGCTCGCCCCAGAATCGACAGTAACCATCGCCCTCTCGTGCGCTAATGAGAGTGACTGGAAGATCTCGTCATTTGCGAGATCGATAAACTCATGCCCGCCAAAAGCAGAACCCGACGCCACGTCCTGGGCGCCGGGCACACGCTCTGTAAAACAGAACGATATCGAGTCTGACTGCAAGTGACCTCCTACGGTCGTCGAACTCGAGCAGCGAGCCAAAGCTCGCGACCGCCGTACTCTCGCGGTCTAGCCATCGAACCATATTCGGCGAGGCTGGCGATCTCACCTACACCGACACAGCCCCCCTACACAAAGCCGACAGCCTAATCGCCCGTCGCTCCATGCTGAGTGCTTGGTGCGACAATTGTGGCTCAACATCAAACTGACGGCTCTTTGGCTCGACTACGCTGCATAGAACGGCTGGACTGCTTGCAAAATGCGGGCCCCTGCCATCCTCCTACTTGCGAAGCGTTTTGCAGCCGGCACGTGGATACTTGAACGACCTCGGGCTCAAAGGATTTCGCAAACGTGAGGACTAGGCACGTGCGCCGCGACAGAGCCGTTGACGGTGACATATTGCAGTTGCTCCTGCCAAATTCGTTCAAGGTGCATCGGCGCCCGATCCGCGCAGGCGGCACGGTGTGTCATCGCCAGGAATTTTGGTGCCTGATCAATCACCAGTGTTAGTAGTTGATCCGGTACGCGTTGAAAACGCGCGTTAAGATGTTGCGACCTTTCCAGACAATCATGCACC includes:
- a CDS encoding pyridoxal phosphate-dependent aminotransferase; protein product: MQSDSISFCFTERVPGAQDVASGSAFGGHEFIDLANDEIFQSLSLAHERAMVTVDSGASGVLDPIGLMPLRKAIAERLAAQTGFDWSAEEIAITAGSKEALLCAGLAVLERGDEVIIIRPWQPFVPALVHAAGAVPVFVDAQRPRYTPDGNSIRAAITSRTKAMIINSPNNPTGAVYSRTTLQDVGELAIEFRIWIISDERYSRLVFTGLHRHESIVVAHPAVRSRTIMVNPCSQALEISGSRLGYFAAPRAIVSAARKLQGYAAMIPSREAQQATLSHFQVGGRIERETYQRLFDARDIGLNILSNLRDVTPPRADGALFFYLDLNRLASALQDEGRVGVTDDVASWLLKQTNVACVGGDAFGDVNGLRLSFGAPPGASAIGLTRVVQALNSLRIK
- a CDS encoding IS110 family transposase, whose amino-acid sequence is MKQVITIGLDLAKHVFQVHGADAEGSPVFNRKLRRSEVLRFFEKLPACLVGMEACGSAHYWAREIAALGHEVRLIPPAYVKPFVKRGKTDAADAEAISEAVTRKTMRFVPIKTAEQQAAAMVLKTRALLVRQRTQSVNALRAHLAELGIIATAGLAKVEALVAIIRDETDARLPAAARFALMAIADEIEASADQIERLERAIVAEAKHDEDMRRLTTIPGVGAITAATIKALVPDPGGFKSARHFAAWLGLTPRPHSSGGKERLGRISKMGNPELRSLLVVGATAVLRLVRNDVRARPWLKALLARRPFKVAAVAQANKTARIIWALLNKGGIYRRPDPLAIAAVTQ
- the nodU gene encoding nodulation protein NodU; its protein translation is MRICGIKLTHDGAVALIEDGRLVFCIEQEKRGNNPRYQKIDNLDAVVVALAEHGFDPRDVDRFVIDGWWGEVESQFEVFSGTAPITLKGAPYVEGDAEGLLIAHDGSGLMLNGSAFPYQSYPHVTAHVASAFCTSPFAKAGQPAFCLVWDGASFPRLYHIERRAARFLECLFPLIGHAYAAAGYHFGPYKQSNRTKWDLGVAGKLMAYIALGSVDEGIVEVFQELYEKHFSTFTEPVDRCSEDAALEPVHEFFDASALRLKAKAPEDVLASFHWFQERLLVTKLASAIQRHSRLPARNLCIAGGCGLNIKWNSTLRAAGLFDAIWVPPFPNDSGSAIGAACSALGADQGFVPLEWSVYSGPAVERGDVPPGWDGSPCSMRELATILASNKPVIFLAGRAELGPRALGSRSILAAATSPRMKDRLNDIKLREHFRPVAPICLEDRAPDIFSPGTPDPYMLFEHLTRAEWRAKIPAVVHLDGSARLQTICRTSQHKIAELLVEYEGLTGIPLLCNTSANHNGRGFFPNAASACQWDRVDHVWCDGVLWTKRAGGDSVLANDIFLSQRAEAEPYAKDRIPPARGRLV
- a CDS encoding IS3 family transposase (programmed frameshift) gives rise to the protein MKRSRFSEEQIIGILKEHEAGVSVADLCRKHGVSDASIYKWKAKFGGMEVSEAKRLKTLEDENTRLKRLLADSMLDNAALKDPLGKEVVTPAAKRKAVAHLVAAHGMSERRACKAIGCCRMTMRYRTTRADEAGVRQRMKAIAQERRRFGYRRLHVLLKREGYLINHKKLFRLYREERLAVRRRGGRKRAIGTRAPMMVPMAPNDRWSLDFVSDQLTDGRRFRILTVVDDCTRECLALVADTSLSGTRVARELDRLLMERGKPKMVVSDNGSEFTSNAILTWADQSRVAWHYIAPGKPMQNAFIESFNGRLRDELLNETLFTSLAHARVALRCWRTDYNDARPHSRLGWKTPSEFAFTCDPRRDLALRYAEGSAPAPVATTAQPGKSNSRGELRTG